The Phycisphaerales bacterium AB-hyl4 genome contains a region encoding:
- a CDS encoding exosortase/archaeosortase family protein, whose protein sequence is MNLIPRSMLRNGWTVWHLLGAAVMAGIALFATWDVWQDIYNIAVRDEESSHIFLVPIVVLWLMYVRRKRLRYCAPTGLWVGPLIVAVGWLAHSVGDAYMFQSIWHGGVVLVVLGAALSCLGLPTARAFAPALIALVFLVPIPGIVRQQLAMPLQTATAIITEQVLLVMAMPIDRAGNVLTINGVEVAIAEACNGLRMVFALTLVSYTLAFSLPLRSYVRAILIVASPVSAVLCNVIRLIPTVWIYGYADVSIGDTFHDVSGWIMLGVSLLLLMGIIAALRWALVPVTRYTLATN, encoded by the coding sequence ATGAATTTGATTCCGCGATCAATGCTCCGCAATGGCTGGACGGTCTGGCATCTGCTGGGCGCGGCCGTCATGGCGGGCATTGCGCTGTTCGCCACGTGGGACGTATGGCAGGACATTTACAACATCGCAGTACGCGATGAAGAGTCCAGCCATATATTCCTTGTGCCCATTGTGGTGCTCTGGCTGATGTATGTCCGCCGCAAGCGACTGCGTTACTGCGCTCCGACGGGGTTGTGGGTCGGCCCGCTGATCGTCGCGGTCGGCTGGCTGGCACACTCGGTCGGCGATGCGTACATGTTTCAGAGCATCTGGCATGGTGGCGTGGTGCTGGTCGTGCTCGGTGCAGCGTTGTCCTGCCTGGGCCTGCCCACCGCGCGGGCATTTGCGCCGGCGCTCATTGCCTTGGTTTTCCTCGTACCGATTCCCGGTATTGTTCGGCAGCAGTTGGCCATGCCCCTGCAAACCGCCACCGCGATCATCACCGAGCAGGTGTTGCTGGTGATGGCCATGCCCATCGACCGTGCAGGGAACGTGCTGACGATCAACGGGGTGGAGGTCGCCATCGCCGAGGCCTGCAACGGCCTGCGCATGGTCTTTGCCTTGACCCTCGTCTCGTACACCCTCGCATTCAGCTTGCCGCTGCGTAGCTACGTGCGGGCGATCCTGATTGTCGCCAGCCCAGTCTCGGCTGTGCTTTGCAACGTGATCCGCCTGATCCCCACCGTCTGGATATATGGCTACGCCGACGTCAGCATCGGTGACACCTTTCACGACGTCAGCGGATGGATCATGCTCGGGGTAAGCCTACTGCTGTTGATGGGCATCATCGCCGCGCTGCGATGGGCGCTCGTGCCGGTGACGCGTTACACGCTGGCGACAAACTGA
- a CDS encoding glycosyltransferase, producing MIFVTVGTQLPFDRLVEAVDQWAAERQRDDVLAQVGESAYPAKAIRTVASLPPAEFQATFASASLVVAHAGLGTILSAMELGKPILVMPRRAAMNEHRNDHQLATAERFADRQGVTIAKDESEIAAHLDAVESLEAGERVEATASPMLINAIRTFIAGNQPGPEPTAAVPVR from the coding sequence ATGATTTTTGTGACAGTTGGAACACAGCTGCCTTTCGACCGGCTTGTCGAGGCGGTGGACCAGTGGGCCGCCGAGCGACAGCGAGATGATGTGCTGGCGCAGGTGGGCGAGTCGGCATACCCGGCGAAGGCGATCCGGACGGTGGCGTCGCTGCCGCCTGCCGAGTTTCAGGCCACGTTCGCCTCGGCGTCGCTGGTTGTCGCTCACGCGGGGTTGGGCACGATTCTCTCGGCCATGGAGTTGGGCAAGCCGATCCTCGTCATGCCGCGCCGGGCGGCGATGAACGAGCATCGCAACGACCATCAACTCGCCACTGCCGAGCGTTTCGCCGACCGGCAGGGCGTGACCATCGCGAAGGATGAGAGCGAGATCGCTGCGCATCTGGATGCTGTGGAGTCGCTGGAAGCGGGAGAGCGTGTTGAGGCGACGGCATCGCCGATGTTAATCAATGCAATTCGGACATTTATCGCCGGCAACCAGCCCGGGCCGGAGCCGACCGCGGCCGTGCCCGTCCGATAA
- a CDS encoding UDP-N-acetylglucosamine--LPS N-acetylglucosamine transferase, translating into MNEQVIVAEAPVSTPGERGAEATRTRRVLAVASGGGHWVQLKRLWQAFDGHEVTVVTTHAGYGDEVRCKRFRTVTDANMDTKLSLVRLAWQMAWIVFRERPDVVISTGAAPGYFAIRFGKLIRARTIWVDSLANAEKLSLSGLKVGPHADLWLTQWEHLAQQGGPYYYGSVA; encoded by the coding sequence ATGAACGAACAAGTGATTGTTGCCGAAGCGCCGGTGTCGACGCCGGGCGAGCGTGGCGCGGAAGCCACGCGGACGCGGCGCGTCCTGGCTGTGGCGTCGGGCGGCGGGCACTGGGTGCAGTTGAAGCGGCTGTGGCAGGCGTTCGACGGCCATGAGGTGACAGTCGTGACCACGCACGCAGGCTATGGCGACGAGGTGCGTTGCAAGCGGTTTCGGACGGTGACGGACGCAAATATGGACACGAAGCTGAGCTTGGTGCGGCTGGCGTGGCAGATGGCGTGGATCGTTTTCCGCGAACGGCCGGACGTGGTGATCTCGACCGGCGCTGCGCCGGGCTACTTTGCGATTCGCTTCGGTAAGCTGATTCGGGCGCGGACGATATGGGTGGATAGTCTGGCAAATGCGGAAAAACTTTCGCTCTCCGGCTTGAAAGTGGGCCCCCATGCGGACTTATGGCTGACGCAATGGGAACATCTAGCCCAGCAGGGCGGGCCGTATTACTACGGGAGCGTGGCATGA
- a CDS encoding glycosyltransferase gives MISVIIPAHNEAAVIARGLEALVNGAEPGELEVIVACNGCTDETAAIARQYAPTVKVVETQTASKIAGLNLGDEHACGYPRFYVDADVVLSIESVRRIATVLREGSVPAACPRMAMDLASSSWPVRAYYRVWQRLPYTQAGMMGAGTYAMSEVGRSRFDKFPDVIADDGYVRLLFAEHERPAVPGAVSKVTAPATLGDLLRIKTRSRYGIYQLQQRYPELAQREAAAKNYGGGLRDVMRDIWLWPCVPVYVWVAWMSRRRARRQMSAAGYVWERDESSRQSPATTPTP, from the coding sequence ATGATCAGCGTCATCATCCCCGCCCACAATGAAGCGGCCGTGATCGCTCGCGGCCTCGAAGCGCTGGTGAATGGCGCGGAGCCCGGCGAGCTTGAGGTCATCGTCGCGTGTAATGGTTGCACGGACGAGACCGCCGCGATCGCGCGGCAGTATGCACCCACGGTCAAGGTGGTTGAAACGCAGACGGCGTCGAAGATCGCGGGACTGAACCTCGGTGACGAGCACGCCTGCGGCTATCCTCGGTTTTACGTTGACGCCGACGTGGTGCTGTCGATCGAATCGGTACGGCGGATCGCGACGGTGTTGCGCGAGGGCAGCGTGCCGGCGGCGTGCCCGCGCATGGCGATGGACCTGGCCTCGTCGAGTTGGCCGGTGCGGGCGTATTACCGCGTCTGGCAGCGATTGCCTTACACGCAGGCGGGAATGATGGGGGCGGGGACGTACGCGATGAGCGAAGTCGGCCGAAGCCGGTTCGACAAGTTTCCGGATGTGATCGCGGACGACGGGTACGTTCGGCTGTTGTTCGCCGAGCACGAAAGGCCCGCTGTGCCGGGGGCGGTTTCGAAAGTGACGGCGCCGGCGACGTTGGGCGATTTGCTGCGAATCAAGACGCGTAGCCGATATGGGATATATCAGCTTCAGCAGCGCTACCCGGAACTGGCGCAGCGTGAGGCGGCGGCAAAGAACTACGGCGGGGGTCTGCGCGATGTAATGCGTGACATCTGGCTGTGGCCTTGCGTGCCGGTGTACGTTTGGGTGGCGTGGATGTCGCGCCGGCGGGCGCGTCGACAGATGTCGGCGGCGGGGTATGTATGGGAACGGGACGAGTCATCGCGACAGTCGCCGGCGACAACGCCGACGCCTTGA
- a CDS encoding glycosyltransferase family 4 protein — translation MTGRRLQILIVGPNSDGTDVGEAWSTYRWVQGLAAEHDVTLLTYRKRDRASAVEQLPGVKVVEWTDLPLVGRFERFNSMAKPGYIPFYIRARRWLRAAQREGRTFDVVHQVAPLALRYPCPAVGFGWPIVIGPVAGSLDTPKPFAAEVGGDRWYTRLRDIDGWRLRNDPWLRRSYEQAAAVIGVAPYVRDTVLAGLNIRRFEVCSETGVTSLPDVQPDARTGDRDASAPLRLLHVGRLVRTKGLRDAVRALGEVGAAWPWQLDVLGEGPDRVACEAEASQLGIADRVRFHGRLPREQVEDYYRAADVFVFPSFREPSGNVVLEAMSHGLPTIVADRGGPAAAVTATCGVRVAVTSPSEYVHALAEALHTLARDRAAREAMGQAARQRIASDYLWPRKIAWLSQLHQSLAVETRREPVATGEAVGSY, via the coding sequence ATGACTGGTCGGCGATTGCAAATACTTATAGTCGGGCCGAACAGCGACGGCACGGACGTCGGCGAAGCGTGGAGCACGTATCGATGGGTGCAGGGCCTCGCTGCGGAGCATGATGTGACGCTGCTGACGTATCGCAAGCGCGATCGCGCGTCGGCGGTGGAGCAACTGCCCGGTGTGAAGGTGGTCGAGTGGACGGACCTGCCGCTGGTCGGCCGATTTGAACGCTTCAATAGTATGGCCAAGCCCGGCTACATACCGTTTTACATCCGCGCCCGGCGGTGGCTGCGGGCTGCGCAACGTGAAGGGCGGACATTTGACGTGGTGCACCAGGTCGCGCCGCTGGCGTTGCGGTACCCGTGTCCGGCGGTGGGCTTCGGCTGGCCGATCGTGATCGGGCCGGTGGCGGGCAGCCTCGACACACCCAAGCCGTTCGCGGCGGAGGTGGGCGGCGACCGGTGGTACACAAGGCTGCGCGATATCGACGGCTGGCGATTGCGAAATGATCCGTGGTTGCGACGCAGCTACGAACAGGCGGCGGCTGTGATCGGCGTCGCGCCTTACGTGCGCGATACGGTGCTGGCCGGGTTGAACATCCGCCGATTCGAGGTGTGCAGTGAGACGGGGGTGACAAGCCTGCCCGATGTACAGCCTGATGCCCGGACGGGCGATCGCGATGCGTCGGCTCCGCTGCGGTTGCTGCACGTCGGTCGGCTGGTGCGGACGAAGGGCTTGCGCGATGCGGTGCGGGCGTTGGGTGAGGTTGGCGCGGCCTGGCCGTGGCAGTTGGACGTGCTCGGCGAAGGGCCAGATCGCGTGGCGTGCGAGGCTGAGGCGTCGCAGTTGGGCATTGCCGACCGCGTTCGGTTTCACGGCCGACTTCCGCGGGAGCAGGTGGAAGACTATTACCGCGCGGCGGACGTGTTCGTGTTTCCGAGCTTTCGCGAGCCGAGCGGCAACGTCGTTTTGGAGGCGATGAGTCACGGCCTGCCGACTATTGTTGCCGACCGGGGCGGGCCGGCGGCGGCGGTGACGGCAACGTGTGGCGTGCGTGTGGCGGTGACGTCGCCGAGCGAATATGTCCACGCGCTTGCCGAGGCGTTGCACACGCTGGCGCGGGACCGCGCGGCGCGTGAGGCGATGGGGCAGGCGGCGCGGCAGCGGATCGCGTCGGACTACCTTTGGCCGCGTAAGATCGCGTGGCTTTCGCAGCTGCATCAGAGTCTGGCGGTCGAAACACGTCGTGAGCCGGTCGCGACCGGTGAAGCGGTGGGGAGCTACTAA
- a CDS encoding glycosyltransferase family 2 protein: MTRDLSIIIISYNTRELLDACLASVYDRLGGLDAEVIVVDNASADGSADMVRERYPQARLIENQANTGFAAANNQAIEIAVGRHVLLLNSDTYVLGDVLAASVRYMDEHEQVGAMGCRVLNTDRTLQLTCSQTPGLVNLVLLTSGLWRLNRPRWLGRYQMKHWDRTDERDVDVISGCYLMVRRTVIEQVGPLDDAFFFFGEETDWCTRIRQAGWALRFAPVGEIVHYGSASAASLGHERDLLLTNGLVRYHVKHSGYVMAFAVWGLLLGFNLSRCMYWTLRSLVQRGGAARDRRDHFRGVVREYAKAWPLRHEVSG, encoded by the coding sequence ATCACACGCGATCTGTCCATCATCATCATCAGCTACAACACGCGCGAGCTGCTCGACGCGTGCCTGGCGAGTGTGTACGACCGCCTCGGCGGGCTCGATGCCGAGGTGATTGTCGTCGACAACGCCTCGGCCGACGGGTCGGCAGATATGGTGCGCGAACGCTACCCGCAGGCTCGACTGATCGAAAATCAGGCGAACACCGGTTTCGCTGCGGCGAACAATCAGGCGATTGAAATCGCGGTCGGCAGACATGTGCTGCTGCTGAACTCCGACACGTATGTGCTCGGCGATGTGCTTGCCGCGTCTGTGAGATATATGGACGAGCATGAGCAGGTCGGCGCGATGGGCTGCCGTGTACTTAACACCGACCGCACGTTGCAACTGACGTGCTCGCAAACGCCGGGCCTGGTGAACCTTGTGCTGCTGACCAGCGGGCTGTGGCGGTTGAACCGCCCGCGGTGGTTGGGGCGGTATCAGATGAAACATTGGGACCGCACGGACGAACGCGATGTGGATGTCATCTCCGGCTGCTACCTGATGGTCCGCCGGACGGTTATCGAACAGGTCGGTCCGCTGGATGATGCGTTCTTCTTCTTCGGCGAAGAGACGGACTGGTGCACGCGCATCCGGCAGGCGGGCTGGGCGTTACGCTTCGCGCCGGTGGGCGAGATTGTGCACTACGGCAGCGCGAGCGCCGCATCGCTTGGCCACGAGCGCGACCTGCTGCTGACCAACGGCCTGGTGCGCTATCACGTGAAGCACAGCGGGTATGTGATGGCCTTCGCGGTATGGGGGTTGCTGCTGGGTTTCAATCTGAGTCGATGTATGTACTGGACATTGCGTTCGCTGGTGCAGCGCGGCGGCGCGGCGCGCGACCGACGAGACCACTTTCGTGGCGTGGTGCGCGAGTATGCGAAGGCGTGGCCGCTGCGACATGAGGTGAGCGGATGA
- a CDS encoding glycosyltransferase codes for MNYDILIATRNRAAALRMSIPMMLTQSRRPSRLIVADCSDDHAEIAATVQELALQHGVPAVVLNPPAGKARQLNHGLEHVQSPVVMVPDDDSLWFPDTAEQIMQVYERDDADIIGAVCAAESPDLPQDQADRSRQQQQQQKQKQAQSYRMTWTDQARQMLAHPRQRFERRYCPDPFLLHGRACWQGKPVPTWLYEMDAVLVEWMTGFRMSFRTDLIRSVGFDERLAAPSLTWVMDDVDASFNILRDRLIVGARRAKVHHYRWPSRRGSGMAMGVTQVLMAAYVICKHTTPDAPVRRQLAGYARMKLMKYLAAAHTPFGRDRVRGAWRASRCIPDLLKAEPEHLATRYHEAVARCLNVSLEATPQPPDTALNHR; via the coding sequence ATGAACTACGATATTCTTATCGCCACGCGCAACCGTGCCGCGGCGCTGCGCATGTCTATCCCGATGATGCTGACGCAGAGCCGTCGACCGAGTCGGCTGATTGTGGCGGACTGCAGCGACGATCACGCGGAGATCGCCGCGACCGTGCAAGAACTTGCTTTGCAGCACGGCGTGCCGGCGGTGGTGTTGAATCCGCCGGCGGGGAAGGCGCGTCAGCTCAATCATGGGCTCGAACACGTGCAAAGCCCGGTGGTCATGGTGCCCGACGATGACTCGCTGTGGTTTCCGGACACAGCTGAGCAAATCATGCAGGTGTATGAGCGTGATGATGCCGACATCATCGGCGCGGTGTGTGCCGCGGAGTCGCCCGACCTTCCGCAAGACCAAGCCGACCGATCGCGGCAGCAACAGCAACAGCAGAAGCAGAAGCAGGCGCAGTCGTATCGCATGACGTGGACGGACCAGGCGCGGCAGATGCTTGCTCATCCGCGGCAGCGGTTTGAACGGCGGTACTGCCCCGACCCGTTTCTGCTGCACGGGAGGGCGTGTTGGCAAGGCAAGCCTGTACCGACATGGCTGTATGAAATGGATGCGGTGCTGGTGGAATGGATGACCGGCTTTCGCATGTCGTTCCGCACGGATCTGATCCGCAGCGTCGGGTTTGACGAAAGGCTCGCAGCGCCGTCATTGACGTGGGTGATGGATGATGTGGATGCGTCGTTCAATATCCTGCGAGATCGCCTGATCGTCGGTGCTCGGCGGGCGAAGGTGCATCATTATCGATGGCCCTCGCGGCGCGGAAGCGGGATGGCGATGGGGGTGACGCAGGTATTGATGGCGGCTTACGTCATCTGCAAACACACCACGCCTGATGCGCCGGTCCGTCGACAGCTTGCGGGCTATGCCCGGATGAAGCTGATGAAGTACCTCGCCGCAGCGCATACGCCATTCGGGCGCGACCGTGTGCGCGGCGCTTGGCGTGCGAGTCGGTGCATTCCCGACCTGCTCAAGGCCGAGCCCGAGCATCTCGCAACGCGTTACCACGAGGCCGTGGCGAGATGCCTCAACGTCAGTCTCGAAGCGACGCCCCAGCCGCCCGACACGGCATTGAACCACCGCTAA
- a CDS encoding glycosyltransferase family 2 protein: MSNSQQQQHGPSVGVIVPTYNSPAPLKACLMGLVRQTCKPDAVYVADDGSKAETREVVESFADRLTVRHVWQEDDGFQLARIRNKAVALAEEDYLVLLDGDTVPHRRFIEDHLRVARPKRVVLGSRCCITDVSDESAFTPPGTLRLAALFVSGRVINDSRAFTVHFRNRCFGFAKGLRMPMPLVRPAELRDTHGGNFGCWRSDLLEINGFDEGFTGWGYEDRDTARRLTQIGCELKQLFFQAVCYHLDHPVNPPNEANLGLFEQARSTRCEKGIDQYLAPQQVHASADG; the protein is encoded by the coding sequence GTGTCGAATTCGCAACAACAGCAACATGGTCCGAGCGTGGGGGTGATTGTGCCGACGTACAACAGTCCCGCCCCGTTGAAGGCGTGTCTGATGGGGTTGGTTCGTCAGACTTGCAAGCCTGATGCGGTGTATGTGGCCGACGATGGTTCGAAGGCGGAGACGCGCGAAGTGGTTGAGTCGTTTGCCGACCGGCTAACGGTGCGGCACGTCTGGCAGGAGGACGACGGTTTTCAACTGGCGCGCATCCGTAACAAGGCGGTGGCCTTGGCGGAGGAGGATTATCTCGTGCTGCTGGATGGCGACACCGTGCCGCATCGACGGTTTATTGAAGACCATTTGCGTGTGGCTCGGCCGAAGCGCGTGGTGCTTGGCTCGCGCTGCTGCATCACCGATGTGTCCGACGAGTCAGCGTTTACGCCGCCGGGCACGCTGCGCTTGGCGGCGTTGTTTGTCAGCGGGCGGGTGATCAATGATAGCCGGGCGTTTACGGTGCATTTTCGCAACCGCTGCTTCGGCTTTGCCAAGGGGCTGCGGATGCCCATGCCGCTTGTGCGGCCGGCGGAACTGCGCGATACACATGGGGGCAACTTCGGCTGTTGGCGCAGCGACCTACTGGAGATCAACGGCTTTGACGAAGGTTTCACCGGATGGGGTTATGAAGATCGCGACACCGCCCGCCGACTGACACAGATCGGTTGCGAGTTAAAGCAGCTTTTCTTTCAGGCGGTCTGTTATCACCTGGATCACCCGGTCAACCCGCCCAACGAGGCGAACCTGGGGCTGTTTGAGCAGGCTCGATCGACGCGTTGCGAAAAGGGCATTGATCAGTATCTTGCGCCGCAGCAGGTGCACGCGTCGGCAGACGGATGA
- a CDS encoding glycosyltransferase family 2 protein, giving the protein MKTNESLLQHGADPSLPTLSVVIPTRNRAEMLSQVIERVLADNATTELIIVDDGSTDDTAATVERWREQDPRVRLVAGPCKGGNQARDAGAVQASGEVILMLDDDVFPSTGMITGHAEAHHRLKEVLVFGYMPVSQKLLSQGFAPAVEAYNDTYETVCDGWRKQHKPVLANLWMGNVSIRRTDWERVSIAAKVLPRTAPVWRRREDQEFGFRCWAAGLKGVFMPELHGEHHYTRSLDAWIRNEHDSGVSNIALSRYYPQYMGHQTPSTPIQHMNVVLRGVIKLLACQAVYPVAISVLAQLSQQFASLRMPRLGGNMAKLATRVAAYRGAADEAAAWEKASSGHDPSASGPDAQSTTA; this is encoded by the coding sequence ATGAAGACGAATGAATCCTTGTTGCAGCATGGCGCTGACCCGTCGCTGCCAACGTTAAGCGTGGTGATTCCTACGCGCAACCGAGCTGAGATGCTTTCGCAGGTCATTGAGCGCGTGTTGGCGGATAACGCGACAACAGAGCTGATCATCGTTGATGATGGTTCCACGGATGACACCGCTGCGACGGTTGAGCGATGGCGCGAGCAGGATCCGCGCGTCCGTCTTGTCGCCGGTCCGTGCAAGGGAGGAAACCAGGCGCGGGACGCGGGCGCGGTGCAAGCCTCGGGCGAGGTCATCCTCATGCTGGATGATGATGTTTTTCCGAGCACGGGCATGATCACAGGGCACGCGGAGGCACACCATCGGCTGAAAGAAGTGTTGGTGTTCGGCTACATGCCTGTCAGCCAGAAGTTATTGAGCCAGGGCTTCGCGCCGGCGGTCGAAGCGTATAACGACACCTACGAAACAGTCTGTGATGGCTGGCGAAAGCAACATAAGCCGGTGCTGGCGAATCTGTGGATGGGGAACGTGTCGATTCGGCGTACGGACTGGGAGCGCGTGTCGATCGCGGCGAAAGTGTTACCCCGTACAGCGCCAGTCTGGCGCAGGCGTGAAGACCAGGAGTTTGGTTTTCGATGTTGGGCGGCAGGGCTCAAAGGCGTGTTCATGCCCGAACTGCACGGCGAGCACCACTACACGCGCAGTCTTGACGCGTGGATTCGCAACGAACATGATTCGGGTGTTTCCAATATCGCGCTCAGTCGATATTACCCACAGTACATGGGGCATCAGACGCCTAGCACACCGATCCAGCACATGAATGTGGTGCTTCGCGGCGTGATCAAACTGCTCGCATGCCAGGCGGTGTATCCGGTGGCCATCTCCGTGCTGGCACAGCTCAGCCAGCAATTCGCCAGTTTGCGGATGCCTCGACTCGGCGGCAACATGGCCAAGTTGGCGACGCGCGTGGCGGCGTATCGTGGCGCTGCAGACGAAGCGGCCGCGTGGGAAAAGGCGTCTAGTGGACATGATCCATCTGCCAGTGGCCCCGATGCGCAATCGACGACAGCCTAG
- a CDS encoding polysaccharide pyruvyl transferase family protein, whose amino-acid sequence MKPESDANGLLSSSEAPAVDVLLASLAGKRVYAVPLRGNNGDVLLELAMQHAFRRYGHRRVHRPGAADWICFRSSGAMNDFWCEGPRRLGEMARRFPDTPIVVLPSSFHFEQTDLSALLADRTGPTYLYARERISYRRLAQMKLPTAVHLGLGDDMALDLRDTPLVARWRAYRQWQPRDYVLVVERGDLEHPASDVPLCVSRPDVIEPMFRGVVKNAGRPYVHVLKRARWRRRGQWCCEPLSSEFESECRALLDEHYPQLASLPWRSADVSDFLKYSFREFCSLIAGAAVVVTTRLHAGLMANMLGVPVAFRDGRYGKIAGVYEYSIAGLPGVQLIGVATPTDRPDSLARAGDEPTLPPMG is encoded by the coding sequence GTGAAGCCTGAATCGGATGCGAACGGCCTTTTGTCTTCGAGTGAAGCACCGGCTGTTGATGTGCTGTTGGCGTCGTTGGCAGGGAAGCGGGTTTACGCGGTGCCGTTGCGTGGTAACAACGGTGACGTGCTGTTGGAACTGGCAATGCAGCATGCGTTCCGACGATACGGCCATCGACGTGTTCATCGGCCGGGCGCTGCGGATTGGATCTGCTTTCGTAGCAGCGGCGCGATGAACGACTTCTGGTGTGAGGGGCCGCGTCGGCTGGGCGAGATGGCGCGGCGGTTTCCCGACACGCCGATCGTTGTGCTGCCGTCATCGTTCCATTTTGAGCAGACGGACCTGTCGGCGTTGTTGGCGGACCGTACGGGGCCAACATATTTGTATGCTCGGGAGCGAATCAGCTATCGGCGGCTTGCGCAGATGAAACTGCCGACGGCGGTGCACCTGGGGCTCGGCGATGACATGGCGTTGGACCTCCGCGACACGCCGTTGGTGGCACGATGGCGTGCGTATCGCCAGTGGCAGCCTCGGGATTACGTGCTGGTTGTCGAGCGTGGCGACCTGGAACACCCGGCGAGTGACGTACCGCTATGTGTCTCACGTCCAGACGTGATCGAGCCGATGTTCAGAGGCGTGGTGAAAAATGCGGGTCGGCCGTATGTGCACGTGCTCAAGCGGGCGAGATGGCGGCGCCGAGGGCAATGGTGTTGCGAGCCGCTGTCGTCCGAGTTTGAATCCGAGTGCCGCGCGTTATTGGACGAGCATTACCCGCAGTTGGCGTCGTTGCCGTGGCGAAGCGCGGATGTGAGCGATTTTCTCAAATATAGCTTCAGGGAGTTTTGCTCATTGATCGCTGGCGCGGCGGTGGTGGTAACCACCCGGCTGCACGCGGGATTGATGGCCAATATGCTGGGGGTACCGGTGGCGTTTCGCGATGGGCGGTATGGCAAGATTGCCGGCGTTTATGAGTACAGCATCGCCGGACTGCCGGGCGTGCAGTTGATCGGTGTCGCGACGCCGACGGATCGGCCGGACAGTTTGGCGCGTGCCGGTGACGAGCCGACCCTGCCGCCGATGGGATGA
- a CDS encoding O-antigen ligase family protein, giving the protein MRTPWPVLLLFLALLLPAETGYHIGDLWITWYRVLLLGMFIPCAVMLASGRAGKWTLADGLVIVWVSWAAITFAYHHGPEIAAQSGGIYVVEGVGAYLIARCFIRDLAAFRAMVALLTAVVIAMLVVTVPEAVTGRNFIREVLAGYTPSIGERWGMKRSYGMFQHPILLGVFCCSAVGLSYFVLTHDDKLRTPRVARTVLVTLSTFASFSAGPLSAVVVQFGIIGWDRFTTTLRNRWWYLLALFAFFYVVIDVLSNRSPLLVFIDYASFTLHSAYNRVIIWEWGTASVMNHPMFGIGFNEWVRPSWMHSTSMDNFWLLVAVRHGLPAIIALLGAVAYTIWRLTRLEGIDPMHHRARLGWITTMLGLFVVGLSVHFWDHVFVLFAFLLGSIMWMLCQPLDTSTETKNKRRRPMVKSA; this is encoded by the coding sequence ATGCGTACCCCGTGGCCGGTGCTGCTGCTGTTTCTTGCGCTGCTGCTGCCGGCGGAGACGGGGTATCACATTGGTGACTTGTGGATCACGTGGTATCGGGTCCTGCTGCTGGGGATGTTCATCCCTTGCGCGGTAATGCTGGCCTCCGGCCGGGCGGGGAAGTGGACGCTGGCCGACGGTCTTGTCATCGTCTGGGTTAGTTGGGCGGCGATCACGTTCGCTTATCACCATGGGCCTGAGATCGCAGCGCAGTCGGGGGGGATTTACGTTGTCGAAGGGGTAGGGGCATACCTGATCGCACGATGTTTCATCCGCGACCTGGCGGCGTTTCGCGCGATGGTGGCGTTGCTCACTGCGGTGGTGATCGCGATGCTGGTGGTGACCGTGCCGGAGGCGGTGACAGGCAGGAACTTCATCCGCGAGGTGCTGGCAGGTTATACCCCGAGCATCGGGGAACGATGGGGTATGAAGCGGTCGTACGGCATGTTTCAGCACCCGATCCTGCTGGGCGTGTTCTGTTGCAGCGCCGTGGGGCTGAGCTACTTCGTGCTTACGCATGACGACAAGTTACGAACACCGCGCGTGGCACGCACGGTGCTCGTGACGTTGAGCACGTTTGCCAGTTTCTCCGCCGGACCGTTGAGCGCGGTGGTCGTTCAGTTCGGCATCATAGGCTGGGATCGATTCACCACGACATTGCGCAACCGGTGGTGGTACTTGCTGGCGTTGTTTGCCTTTTTCTATGTGGTCATCGACGTGCTGTCCAATCGCTCGCCGTTGTTGGTTTTCATTGACTACGCCTCTTTTACGCTGCACTCGGCGTACAACCGGGTGATTATCTGGGAGTGGGGAACCGCGTCCGTGATGAATCACCCGATGTTCGGCATCGGGTTCAACGAATGGGTACGGCCGAGTTGGATGCACAGCACGAGCATGGACAACTTCTGGTTGCTCGTCGCGGTGCGGCATGGTCTGCCAGCGATCATCGCGCTGCTCGGCGCGGTGGCCTACACGATTTGGCGGCTGACCCGGCTGGAAGGGATCGACCCGATGCACCACCGCGCCCGCCTGGGGTGGATCACGACCATGTTGGGCCTGTTTGTCGTCGGGCTGTCCGTTCACTTCTGGGACCATGTGTTCGTGCTTTTTGCTTTCCTGCTCGGCTCGATCATGTGGATGCTCTGCCAGCCGCTGGACACGTCAACAGAGACAAAGAACAAACGTCGTCGGCCCATGGTGAAGTCGGCCTGA